A window from Mya arenaria isolate MELC-2E11 chromosome 9, ASM2691426v1 encodes these proteins:
- the LOC128203360 gene encoding fibrinolytic enzyme, isozyme C-like — protein sequence MFSLIAAACLLAAAQGNSLSRIINGQDTTTAKHPHQISLQRWSASYSVWYHTCGGSIIDNTWIVTAAHCVDTAIANDLQVVLNDGRMNDPNAKAYAVAKIVLHPSYNKGSSAYPNDIALLKLSSSADLSGVNKIIALADKGENFDGQTCQLSGWGHTVTGTSPNKEIPNQLQETDGVIYTSSQCSSVWGRNYDHAVHICIQNPSTGTCQGDSGGPMVCYRGSTPVLAGVTSWGASGCGTNYPSVYARVSNYKEWLDQEMTAL from the exons ATGTTCTCGCTAATCGCTGCAGCATGCCTCTTAGCCGCCGCACAAG GCAATAGCCTATCGCGGATAATCAACGGTCAGGACACGACGACGGCAAAGCATCCTCACCAGATCTCACTGCAACGCTGGTCGGCATCGTATAGCGTCTGGTATCACACGTGCGGCGGGTCTATCATCGACAACACCTGGATTGTCACTGCCGCTCACTGTGTTGACACTGCAAT AGCAAATGACCTGCAGGTTGTTCTCAATGACGGACGTATGAATGATCCCAATGCAAAGGCCTATGCAGTCGCCAAAATTGTCTTG CACCCCAGCTACAACAAAGGTTCCTCTGCCTACCCTAACGACATCGCCTTGCTCAAGCTAAGCTCTTCAGCTGACCTTTCCGGGGTCAACAAGATCATCGCTCTTGCCGACAAGGGGGAAAACTTTGACGGACAGACTTGTCAACTCAGCGGATGGGGACATACCGTGACAG GCACGAGCCCAAACAAGGAGATCCCAAACCAGCTGCAGGAGACGGACGGTGTGATCTACACTAGCAGTCAATGTTCAAGCGTGTGGGGCCGTAACTATGATCACGCCGTCCATATCTGTATCCAAAACCCCTCAACCGGAACTTGTCAG GGTGACAGTGGTGGCCCCATGGTATGTTACCGAGGTTCCACACCCGTTCTTGCTGGGGTGACCTCCTGGGGAGCGTCAGGATGCGGTACCAACTATCCCAGCGTGTACGCCCGCGTGTCCAACTACAAAGAATGGCTGGACCAGGAGATGACCGCGCTGTAA
- the LOC128203127 gene encoding fibrinolytic enzyme, isozyme C-like: MFSLIAAACLLAAAQGNSLSRIINGQDTTTAKHPHQISLQRWSASYSVWYHTCGGSIIDNTWIVTAAHCVDTAIANDLQVVLNDGRMNDPNAKAYAVAKIVLHPSYNKGSSAYPNDIALLKLSSSADLSGVNKIIALADKGENFDGQTCQLSGWGHTVTGTSPNKEIPNQLQETDGVIYTSSQCSSVWGRNYDHAVHICIQNPSTGTCQGDSGGPMVCYRGSTPVLAGVTSWGASGCGTNYPSVYARVSNYKEWLDQEMTAL; encoded by the exons ATGTTCTCGCTAATCGCTGCAGCCTGCCTCCTAGCCGCCGCACAAG GCAATAGCCTATCGCGGATAATCAACGGTCAGGACACGACGACGGCAAAGCATCCTCACCAGATCTCACTGCAACGCTGGTCGGCATCGTATAGCGTCTGGTATCACACGTGCGGCGGGTCTATCATCGACAACACCTGGATTGTCACTGCCGCTCACTGTGTTGACACTGCAAT AGCAAATGACCTGCAGGTTGTTCTCAATGACGGACGTATGAATGATCCCAATGCAAAGGCCTATGCAGTCGCCAAAATTGTCTTG CACCCCAGCTACAACAAAGGTTCCTCTGCCTACCCTAACGACATCGCCTTGCTCAAGCTAAGCTCTTCAGCTGACCTTTCCGGGGTCAACAAGATCATCGCTCTTGCCGACAAGGGGGAAAACTTTGACGGACAGACTTGTCAACTCAGCGGATGGGGACATACCGTGACAG GCACGAGCCCAAACAAGGAGATCCCAAACCAGCTGCAGGAGACGGACGGTGTGATCTACACGAGCAGTCAATGTTCAAGCGTGTGGGGCCGTAACTATGATCACGCCGTCCATATCTGTATCCAAAACCCCTCAACCGGAACTTGTCAG GGTGACAGTGGTGGCCCCATGGTATGTTACCGAGGTTCCACACCCGTTCTTGCTGGGGTGACCTCCTGGGGAGCGTCAGGATGCGGTACCAACTATCCCAGCGTGTACGCCCGCGTGTCCAACTACAAAGAATGGCTGGACCAGGAGATGACCGCGCTGTAA